A region from the Agrococcus sp. SL85 genome encodes:
- a CDS encoding peroxiredoxin → MTHLEPGMHAPDFALPDQDGRTVRLADLRGRPAIVYFYPEAMTSACRQQACDFTDRLPDLAQHGYAVVGISKDPVEKLGRARDADGIGFPLLSDADLAVHEAWGTYGEKNSYGRMVMGVRRSTFVLDAEGVITHAFYNTKAKGHLEMLDKRLGFSAA, encoded by the coding sequence ATGACGCACCTCGAGCCCGGCATGCACGCCCCCGACTTCGCCCTCCCCGACCAGGACGGTCGCACCGTGCGCCTCGCGGACCTCCGCGGGCGCCCCGCGATCGTCTACTTCTACCCGGAGGCGATGACGAGCGCGTGCCGCCAGCAGGCGTGCGACTTCACCGACCGCCTGCCCGACCTCGCGCAGCACGGCTACGCGGTCGTCGGCATCTCGAAGGATCCGGTCGAGAAGCTCGGCCGCGCGCGCGACGCCGACGGCATCGGCTTCCCGCTGCTGAGCGACGCCGACCTCGCCGTCCACGAGGCGTGGGGCACCTACGGCGAGAAGAACAGCTACGGCCGCATGGTCATGGGCGTGCGGCGCTCGACCTTCGTGCTGGACGCGGAGGGCGTCATCACGCACGCGTTCTACAACACGAAGGCCAAGGGGCACCTCGAGATGCTCGACAAGCGCCTGGGCTTCAGCGCCGCCTGA
- a CDS encoding WhiB family transcriptional regulator has translation MDWRDGAACLTVDPELFFPVGNTGPALEQIEKAKAVCATCTVTEQCLQYALETSQDSGVWGGLSEDERRALKRRAARARRAG, from the coding sequence ATGGATTGGCGTGACGGCGCAGCCTGCCTCACCGTGGACCCCGAGCTGTTCTTCCCCGTCGGGAACACCGGCCCGGCCCTGGAGCAGATCGAGAAGGCGAAGGCCGTGTGCGCGACCTGCACGGTGACCGAGCAGTGCCTGCAGTACGCGCTCGAGACGAGCCAGGACTCCGGCGTGTGGGGCGGCCTCTCGGAGGACGAGCGCCGCGCGCTCAAGCGCCGCGCCGCGCGCGCCCGCCGAGCCGGCTGA